The following proteins are encoded in a genomic region of Synechococcus sp. CBW1002:
- a CDS encoding S-(hydroxymethyl)glutathione dehydrogenase/class III alcohol dehydrogenase produces MIRSRAAVAWAQGQPLEVTEVDVAPPREGEVLLRVVASGVCHTDAYTLSGADPEGLFPAILGHEGGAIVEEVGAGVTSVAVGDHVIPLYTPECRRCKFCLSGKTNLCQAIRTTQGQGLMPDGSSRFSKQGRMIHHYMGTSTFSEYTVLPEIAVAKISKQAPLDKVCLLGCGVTTGIGAVLNTAKVEPGSTVAVFGLGGIGLAVVIGAVMAKASRIIGIDLNPEKFTIAQQLGATECLNPHDYAAPIQQVLIDRTDGGVDYSFECIGNVDVMRAALESCHKGWGESTIIGVAGAGQEISTRPFQLVTGRVWRGSAFGGVRGRTELPGYVERFQKGEIPLDTFITHTMGLDEINRAFELMHAGQSIRSVIHF; encoded by the coding sequence ATGATCCGCTCCCGCGCCGCCGTGGCCTGGGCCCAAGGCCAGCCCCTGGAGGTCACCGAAGTGGACGTGGCTCCGCCTCGGGAGGGTGAGGTCTTGCTGCGGGTGGTGGCCTCGGGCGTGTGCCACACCGATGCCTACACCCTTTCAGGCGCTGATCCCGAGGGCCTGTTCCCTGCGATCCTGGGCCATGAAGGTGGCGCGATCGTGGAGGAGGTGGGCGCTGGGGTGACCTCGGTGGCGGTGGGCGATCACGTGATTCCGCTTTACACGCCGGAATGTCGACGATGCAAATTCTGTCTCTCCGGCAAGACCAATCTCTGCCAGGCGATTCGCACCACACAGGGCCAGGGATTGATGCCCGACGGCAGCAGCCGCTTCTCGAAGCAGGGGCGGATGATTCATCATTATATGGGTACTTCTACGTTCTCCGAATACACCGTACTTCCGGAGATCGCTGTGGCGAAAATCAGCAAGCAGGCACCGCTCGACAAGGTTTGTCTGCTTGGCTGCGGGGTGACAACTGGCATCGGTGCTGTGCTCAACACGGCCAAGGTGGAGCCCGGCAGCACGGTGGCCGTGTTCGGTCTGGGTGGTATCGGCCTGGCGGTGGTGATCGGCGCGGTGATGGCCAAGGCCTCGCGGATCATCGGCATTGATCTGAACCCGGAGAAGTTCACGATTGCCCAACAACTTGGCGCCACTGAATGCCTCAACCCGCATGATTACGCTGCCCCGATTCAGCAGGTGCTGATCGACCGCACTGATGGGGGTGTGGATTATTCCTTCGAGTGCATCGGCAACGTCGATGTGATGCGTGCCGCCCTGGAGTCCTGTCACAAGGGCTGGGGTGAATCCACGATCATCGGGGTGGCGGGTGCCGGCCAGGAGATCAGCACCCGTCCCTTCCAGCTTGTGACCGGCCGGGTCTGGCGTGGCTCGGCCTTCGGTGGTGTACGAGGCCGCACCGAGTTGCCCGGTTACGTGGAACGATTCCAGAAGGGAGAGATCCCCCTCGATACGTTCATCACCCACACGATGGGGCTGGATGAGATCAACCGCGCTTTCGAGCTGATGCATGCGGGCCAGAGCATCCGCTCGGTGATTCACTTCTGA
- a CDS encoding TauD/TfdA family dioxygenase, whose amino-acid sequence MNPSVFNSQRLTRFVMESLQERGWALVPAPHGGITGLRKLSEQLSLEVLPSIGRQVYQAPFPGGTLHHAPCGQKEVLGHSERAYRPILPMPDLCIFAALRSIPVHLGGQLTLVDGESMLWHLPSSLEMRLRREGVVYEMEWGKERWQSEFGLDHRDDLEMLLSTCPQLSYQWKGEILSLLWRQSPLRRSWSSGREAFANGMLAHLASLPAGVDNAGQIYCHASNGISWGGGGPFADRELVEIIKAHQRCMHILTLAPKEMVVIDNTRVMHGRKASAVAVGDELVCRFGRLTKPAPAERSRWC is encoded by the coding sequence GTGAATCCGTCTGTTTTTAATAGTCAGAGACTGACTCGCTTTGTGATGGAGTCGTTGCAAGAGCGCGGATGGGCATTGGTGCCTGCTCCCCATGGGGGCATTACTGGACTTCGAAAACTTTCGGAACAGCTTTCCCTTGAGGTGCTTCCCAGTATCGGCAGGCAAGTTTATCAGGCTCCCTTTCCAGGGGGCACTCTGCATCATGCTCCCTGCGGGCAAAAGGAAGTGCTTGGACATTCTGAGCGTGCATATCGTCCAATTCTGCCCATGCCTGATCTCTGTATCTTTGCTGCACTCCGATCCATACCAGTCCACCTTGGTGGCCAACTCACATTGGTTGATGGAGAAAGCATGCTTTGGCATTTGCCGAGCAGCCTGGAGATGCGACTGCGACGTGAGGGAGTTGTCTACGAGATGGAGTGGGGAAAGGAGCGGTGGCAATCTGAATTCGGGCTTGATCATCGAGATGATCTTGAGATGTTATTGAGCACTTGCCCTCAACTGTCCTATCAATGGAAAGGGGAAATTCTGAGTCTTCTTTGGCGTCAATCCCCGCTGCGTCGCTCCTGGTCTTCAGGCCGTGAAGCTTTTGCCAATGGCATGCTCGCCCATCTTGCATCATTACCGGCTGGTGTCGATAATGCTGGCCAAATCTATTGCCATGCAAGCAATGGCATTTCCTGGGGTGGGGGAGGGCCATTTGCTGATAGAGAATTGGTGGAGATCATCAAGGCGCATCAGCGATGCATGCATATCTTGACTCTGGCCCCTAAAGAAATGGTTGTGATTGACAATACAAGGGTCATGCATGGTCGAAAAGCTTCCGCTGTTGCTGTAGGCGATGAACTGGTTTGTAGATTTGGCAGGCTGACCAAGCCAGCTCCAGCTGAACGATCAAGATGGTGCTGA
- a CDS encoding cytochrome P450 codes for MESNMQRSWSSHSLLSALVNDPYAVYAEMRRLDQPLFIPHHPGEANRAQGKWLLSTYAQAQAVLADTVHFSKRSADAKGEEAEAGFDDSMLFQDDPDHKRLRHLVEGFFRGKPVSSYAEVVRCSSIELLEVVELNSVIDLVPAYAELLPLSVIARLIGLPQEEIPLLRDLSRRITAASDDLAVNDSSLAAKALAFRQLQQLFQAGLKGAWRPREDSLLEALLDAQEAHLLAGNEAAAMLMLLMFAGHETTIALIGSCLNLLLSNPDQLGLLHANPGLIKGAVDETLRFEAPLQRSTFRMAIDEVAIGAHRFVSGDQVSVILGSANRDEKIFTDADTFQIDRFPNPHLAFGRGSYHCLGRHLAVMEAEVAVQAFLQHFPRARISGEVVWSRNSFIRSLQSLPVLVGA; via the coding sequence TTGGAAAGCAACATGCAGAGATCCTGGTCTTCGCACTCTCTATTGAGTGCTTTGGTGAATGACCCATATGCTGTGTATGCAGAGATGAGAAGGCTTGACCAGCCGCTCTTTATCCCCCATCATCCTGGTGAGGCTAATCGAGCTCAAGGGAAATGGCTGCTCAGTACTTATGCTCAAGCTCAGGCGGTGCTTGCGGATACTGTTCACTTCAGCAAACGCAGTGCAGATGCAAAGGGTGAGGAAGCTGAGGCAGGATTTGATGACAGCATGTTGTTTCAGGATGATCCTGATCACAAGCGATTGCGCCATTTGGTCGAGGGCTTCTTCCGAGGGAAACCCGTTTCTTCCTATGCAGAAGTTGTGAGGTGTAGCTCCATTGAGCTGCTAGAGGTTGTGGAACTCAATTCCGTGATCGATCTTGTTCCAGCTTATGCGGAGCTGCTGCCTCTCTCTGTTATTGCTCGTCTCATTGGGCTGCCACAGGAAGAAATACCACTCCTTCGAGACCTTTCGCGTAGGATTACAGCCGCCTCTGATGATCTTGCCGTCAACGATAGTTCACTCGCGGCCAAAGCTTTGGCTTTCCGCCAACTTCAGCAATTGTTTCAAGCGGGGCTCAAGGGCGCATGGCGACCGCGTGAGGATTCCTTGCTAGAGGCATTGCTAGATGCTCAAGAGGCTCATCTTCTTGCTGGCAACGAGGCAGCTGCGATGTTGATGCTGCTGATGTTTGCTGGGCATGAAACCACAATTGCTTTAATTGGTAGTTGTCTGAACTTATTGTTGAGCAATCCAGATCAACTTGGCTTGCTCCATGCCAACCCTGGTCTTATCAAGGGAGCAGTTGATGAGACTCTGCGTTTTGAAGCTCCCCTTCAGCGCTCGACCTTCCGCATGGCTATCGATGAGGTAGCCATCGGAGCGCATCGCTTCGTATCCGGTGATCAAGTCTCGGTCATCCTTGGCTCCGCAAATCGAGACGAAAAGATATTCACTGATGCCGACACATTCCAGATTGATCGATTCCCTAATCCGCATCTTGCGTTTGGTCGCGGCAGCTACCATTGTCTTGGGAGACATCTTGCTGTCATGGAAGCCGAGGTTGCTGTGCAGGCTTTTCTCCAGCACTTCCCTAGAGCTCGCATTTCAGGGGAAGTTGTCTGGTCCCGGAATAGCTTTATCCGATCTCTGCAGTCCTTGCCTGTGCTGGTTGGTGCGTGA
- a CDS encoding acetate--CoA ligase family protein: MNQEDRQETAQIPARLFKCKKDMQESLPQGVNSLRLLAAAQAMNIPTKRITGRLHRYGWGFTSILMDSSVTQFDSAIGCNASKDKLFTKNILRDAGLPVVEGEVARSVDHAWQLASQFGLPVVLKPRNADGGLEVHVRLSSEEEVREAANAIFARSHQVLVERYYSSRDYRVHVHQGSIFRVVERRPGFVRGDGKSTILELLSLKNLEIAKVVGSQGGQRMPIELDLEAKRMLAYQGLTPASIPTDGDTVYLRGAANISRGGEIVPALDSAHPDNLRLAIRAAEALHLDLAGVDLLLPDISESWLQTGGIICEVNAQPQIATGHDVLLNKLLGGDGRIPIDVVLGFESVLPLKDSLDRRRRQGDSGGIGLVGQDGVFLDDECLSGPPEDQFLATSMLLGCQHLRHLILAPWHDSLAVDGLPIDRFDKLIVCTSADNLCNGQSQSLQPEGKLWSTLKQMCHSCHRTDTLEALLEYFVNGGRE; the protein is encoded by the coding sequence TTGAACCAGGAGGATCGCCAGGAAACAGCTCAAATCCCTGCAAGATTGTTCAAATGCAAAAAAGATATGCAGGAGAGCCTCCCGCAAGGAGTCAACTCCTTGCGCTTGCTTGCGGCAGCTCAAGCGATGAACATTCCGACAAAACGAATCACCGGCAGATTGCACAGATATGGATGGGGCTTCACTTCAATTCTTATGGATAGTTCTGTAACGCAATTTGACAGCGCCATCGGCTGCAATGCCTCGAAAGACAAGCTCTTTACAAAAAATATTCTCCGTGACGCTGGCCTGCCAGTCGTTGAGGGCGAAGTGGCCAGATCAGTGGACCATGCCTGGCAACTCGCGAGTCAGTTTGGTTTGCCTGTTGTCCTCAAGCCCCGAAATGCTGATGGGGGCCTGGAAGTCCACGTGAGGTTATCCAGTGAGGAAGAAGTCAGAGAAGCCGCTAATGCGATTTTTGCGCGCAGTCATCAAGTCTTGGTTGAAAGATACTATTCAAGTCGTGACTATCGGGTTCATGTTCATCAAGGCTCAATATTCAGAGTGGTTGAGCGTCGCCCTGGATTTGTCAGGGGTGATGGTAAAAGTACCATTCTTGAGCTCTTAAGTCTTAAGAATCTCGAGATTGCGAAAGTCGTTGGCAGTCAGGGTGGACAACGCATGCCGATTGAGCTTGATCTGGAGGCCAAGCGGATGTTGGCCTATCAGGGGCTCACCCCGGCGAGCATCCCAACTGATGGGGATACTGTTTATCTTCGTGGGGCTGCAAACATCTCCCGCGGAGGTGAGATTGTTCCTGCTCTTGACAGTGCTCATCCCGATAATCTCCGCCTCGCAATTCGAGCAGCAGAGGCCTTACATCTTGACCTTGCGGGTGTAGATCTTCTGCTCCCTGATATCAGTGAATCATGGTTGCAGACAGGTGGCATCATCTGCGAGGTGAATGCTCAGCCTCAAATAGCAACTGGACACGATGTACTCCTAAATAAATTACTCGGAGGGGATGGACGTATCCCCATTGATGTTGTGCTAGGATTTGAGAGTGTGTTGCCTTTGAAGGACAGCCTTGACCGACGTCGCCGGCAGGGCGATTCTGGTGGTATTGGCTTGGTGGGCCAGGATGGCGTCTTCCTTGATGATGAGTGCTTGAGTGGGCCGCCTGAGGATCAGTTTCTGGCAACATCTATGCTGCTTGGCTGCCAGCATCTACGACATCTAATCTTGGCGCCTTGGCATGACTCTTTGGCCGTGGATGGGTTGCCCATTGATCGCTTCGACAAACTCATTGTTTGCACGAGTGCTGACAATCTATGCAATGGGCAGAGCCAATCCCTCCAACCGGAAGGGAAGCTGTGGTCAACGCTGAAGCAGATGTGCCATTCCTGTCATCGCACTGATACACTTGAAGCCCTGCTTGAATATTTTGTAAATGGTGGCCGAGAATAG
- the tkt gene encoding transketolase — MVVATPTSVESLCINSIRFLAVDAINKSNSGHPGLPMGCAPMAFALWDKVLKHNPRNPKWFNRDRFVLSAGHGCMLLYALLHLTGYDSVSLDDIKQFRQWGSKTPGHPETFETPGVEVTTGPLGQGISNAVGLAIAEAHMAAKFNKPGCTLVDHTTYVIMGDGCHQEGVSSEAASLAGHLGLGKLIALYDDNHITIDGNTAVSFTEDVLKRYEAYGWHVIHVPDGNTDVAAIARAIEEAKAVTDKPSMIKVTTTIGYGSPNKANTAGVHGAALGADEAELTRKALDWSYGAFEVPQEAYDHWRQAISRGEAAEAKWTANLSAYRSQYPAEAAEFERMLRGELPQGWDAKLPAYAATDKGLATRQHSYNCLNAIGPALPELIGGSADLTHSNLTDIKGEASFQKGGEANRYLHFGVREHAMAAILNGIAYHGSGLIPYGGTFLVFAGYMVGAMRLSALSELGVIYVLTHDSIGLGEDGPTHQPVETLASLRSIPNLLVIRPGDGNETSGAYQVAVTNRKRPTVLALSRQAMANQANSSAAAVARGGYILEDSNGTPELILIGSGTELELCTKAAAQLRADGKNVRVVSMPCVELFEEQDAAYRDSVLPAAVRKRLVVEASSSFGWHKVVGLDGDTVSIDRFGASAPGPVCLEKFGFTVDNVVAKAKALG; from the coding sequence ATGGTCGTCGCCACCCCCACGTCGGTCGAAAGTCTCTGCATCAACAGCATCCGCTTCCTTGCGGTCGACGCGATCAACAAGTCCAACTCGGGCCACCCCGGCCTGCCCATGGGCTGCGCGCCGATGGCCTTCGCCCTGTGGGACAAGGTGCTGAAGCACAACCCCCGGAATCCGAAATGGTTCAACCGGGATCGCTTCGTGCTGTCGGCCGGCCACGGCTGCATGCTGCTGTACGCGCTGCTGCACCTCACCGGCTACGACTCAGTGAGCCTCGACGACATCAAGCAGTTTCGCCAATGGGGCTCCAAGACTCCGGGCCACCCTGAAACCTTCGAGACCCCCGGGGTTGAAGTCACCACCGGACCCCTGGGTCAGGGCATTTCCAATGCGGTGGGCCTGGCGATCGCCGAAGCTCACATGGCCGCCAAGTTCAACAAGCCCGGCTGCACGCTCGTTGATCACACCACCTACGTGATCATGGGTGATGGCTGCCATCAGGAGGGCGTCAGCAGCGAAGCCGCCTCCCTGGCCGGCCACCTGGGCCTGGGCAAGCTGATTGCTCTCTACGACGACAATCACATCACCATCGATGGCAACACTGCGGTGTCGTTCACCGAGGATGTGCTGAAGCGCTATGAAGCCTATGGCTGGCATGTGATTCATGTGCCCGACGGCAACACGGATGTGGCCGCCATCGCCAGGGCCATCGAAGAGGCCAAGGCGGTCACCGACAAGCCGTCGATGATCAAGGTGACCACCACGATCGGCTACGGCTCTCCCAACAAGGCCAACACCGCCGGGGTTCACGGCGCAGCCCTCGGCGCCGACGAGGCCGAGCTGACCCGCAAGGCTCTTGACTGGAGCTACGGCGCTTTCGAAGTGCCTCAGGAGGCCTACGACCACTGGCGCCAGGCGATCAGCCGCGGTGAAGCCGCCGAAGCCAAGTGGACCGCCAACCTGAGCGCCTATCGCAGCCAGTACCCGGCTGAAGCCGCCGAGTTCGAGCGGATGCTGCGCGGTGAACTGCCCCAGGGCTGGGACGCCAAGCTGCCCGCCTACGCCGCGACGGACAAGGGTCTGGCCACCCGGCAGCACTCCTACAACTGCCTCAACGCCATCGGCCCTGCCCTGCCCGAGCTGATCGGCGGTTCCGCCGACCTGACCCACTCCAACCTCACCGACATCAAGGGTGAGGCCAGCTTTCAGAAGGGCGGCGAAGCTAATCGCTACCTCCACTTCGGTGTGCGCGAGCACGCCATGGCTGCGATCCTCAATGGCATCGCCTATCACGGCAGTGGCCTGATCCCCTATGGCGGCACCTTCCTGGTGTTTGCGGGGTACATGGTGGGCGCCATGCGCCTTTCGGCCCTCAGTGAACTGGGTGTGATCTACGTGCTGACCCACGATTCGATCGGCCTCGGCGAAGACGGCCCCACCCATCAGCCCGTGGAGACCCTGGCCAGCCTGCGCTCGATCCCCAACCTGCTGGTGATCCGCCCTGGTGATGGCAATGAAACCAGCGGCGCTTATCAGGTGGCGGTGACCAACCGCAAGCGCCCCACCGTGCTGGCCCTCAGCCGGCAGGCCATGGCCAACCAGGCCAACTCCAGCGCCGCCGCTGTGGCTAGGGGTGGATACATCCTGGAAGACAGCAACGGCACCCCCGAGCTGATCCTGATCGGCTCCGGCACCGAGCTTGAGCTCTGCACCAAGGCCGCTGCCCAGCTGCGCGCCGACGGCAAGAACGTGCGCGTTGTGTCGATGCCCTGCGTGGAACTGTTTGAGGAGCAGGACGCCGCCTATCGCGACAGCGTGCTGCCGGCGGCCGTGCGCAAGCGTCTGGTTGTGGAAGCCTCCAGCTCCTTCGGCTGGCACAAAGTCGTGGGCCTCGATGGCGACACTGTCTCGATCGACCGCTTCGGTGCCTCGGCTCCTGGTCCTGTGTGTCTGGAGAAGTTCGGTTTCACCGTGGACAACGTGGTGGCCAAGGCCAAGGCTCTGGGCTGA
- the fabF gene encoding beta-ketoacyl-ACP synthase II: MVEGFHRVVVTGLGAVTPIGNDVSQYWEGLSAARNGVAPITLFDAARHACRFAAEVKNFDSKGWLEPKEAKRWDRFCQFGVVAAKQAVGHAGLVVDESNQHRVGVAIGSGVGGLLMMETQAHVLKDRGPDRVSPFCVPMMIPNMATGLAAIALGAKGPSTAVATACAAGSNAIGDAYRLIQMGLADVMICGGAESAITPLGVAGFASAKALSFRNDDPATASRPFDAERNGFVIGEGSGILVLESLEHARARDAEILAEVVGYGMTCDAHHITSPSPGGVGGAEAMRLALRDAGLEPEQVDYVNAHGTSTQANDSNETSAIKAALGDHAYRIPVSSTKSMTGHLLGGSGGIEAVAAVLAIGHDLVPPTINYQNPDPACDLDVVPNQAREQKLNVVLSNSFGFGGHNVCLAFRRMR, from the coding sequence ATGGTGGAGGGATTCCACCGCGTCGTCGTCACAGGTCTCGGCGCGGTCACACCGATCGGAAATGACGTTTCCCAATACTGGGAAGGGTTGAGCGCTGCACGTAATGGGGTGGCACCGATCACCCTGTTCGATGCGGCGCGCCATGCCTGCCGCTTTGCTGCGGAAGTCAAGAACTTCGATTCCAAGGGTTGGCTGGAGCCCAAGGAAGCCAAGCGCTGGGACCGGTTCTGCCAGTTCGGTGTTGTGGCGGCCAAACAGGCCGTCGGCCATGCCGGCCTCGTGGTCGACGAGAGCAATCAGCACCGCGTCGGCGTTGCGATCGGCTCCGGCGTGGGCGGCCTGCTGATGATGGAGACCCAGGCGCACGTGCTCAAGGATCGCGGGCCGGATCGGGTCAGTCCCTTCTGCGTGCCGATGATGATCCCCAACATGGCCACCGGCCTCGCGGCGATCGCCCTCGGCGCCAAGGGACCGAGCACCGCCGTGGCCACGGCCTGCGCCGCCGGCTCCAACGCCATCGGCGATGCCTACCGCCTGATCCAGATGGGTCTGGCGGACGTGATGATCTGCGGTGGTGCCGAATCGGCGATCACGCCCCTGGGTGTGGCTGGCTTTGCCAGCGCCAAGGCGCTTTCGTTCCGCAACGATGATCCCGCTACTGCCAGTCGCCCCTTCGACGCCGAGCGCAACGGTTTCGTGATCGGAGAAGGATCGGGAATTCTGGTCCTGGAGAGCCTGGAACACGCCAGGGCCCGCGATGCTGAAATCCTGGCCGAGGTTGTGGGGTACGGCATGACCTGCGATGCCCATCACATCACCTCCCCATCTCCGGGAGGCGTTGGAGGCGCTGAGGCGATGCGGCTGGCCCTGCGCGATGCGGGCCTCGAACCCGAGCAGGTCGACTACGTCAACGCCCACGGCACCAGCACCCAGGCCAACGACAGCAACGAGACATCGGCCATCAAGGCGGCCCTCGGTGATCATGCCTACCGGATTCCGGTGAGCTCCACCAAGTCGATGACCGGCCACCTTCTCGGCGGCAGCGGTGGCATCGAGGCCGTGGCGGCGGTGCTGGCGATTGGCCACGACCTCGTACCCCCTACGATCAACTACCAAAATCCGGATCCGGCCTGTGATCTGGATGTCGTTCCCAATCAGGCCAGGGAACAGAAGCTGAACGTGGTGCTCTCCAATTCCTTCGGTTTCGGTGGTCACAACGTCTGTCTCGCCTTCCGTCGGATGCGCTGA
- the acpP gene encoding acyl carrier protein, with amino-acid sequence MSQEAIFEKVRSIVAEQLSVDAGEVKPESNFQNDLGADSLDTVELVMALEEAFDIEIPDEAAEGITTVGDAVKYILDKQA; translated from the coding sequence ATGTCCCAGGAAGCGATCTTCGAGAAAGTCCGTTCGATCGTTGCCGAGCAGCTCAGCGTCGACGCCGGCGAGGTGAAGCCCGAATCCAACTTCCAGAACGATCTGGGCGCCGACTCGCTCGATACCGTCGAGCTGGTCATGGCCCTGGAAGAGGCCTTTGACATCGAGATTCCCGACGAGGCTGCCGAAGGCATCACCACGGTCGGCGATGCCGTCAAGTACATCCTGGACAAGCAAGCCTGA
- the psaC gene encoding photosystem I iron-sulfur center protein PsaC produces MSHAVKIYDTCIGCTQCVRACPLDVLEMVPWDGCKAGQIASSPRTEDCVGCKRCETACPTDFLSIRVYLGDETSRSMGLAY; encoded by the coding sequence ATGTCCCACGCCGTCAAGATCTACGACACCTGCATCGGCTGCACCCAGTGTGTGCGCGCCTGCCCCCTCGACGTGCTCGAGATGGTGCCCTGGGATGGCTGCAAGGCCGGCCAGATCGCGTCCTCTCCCCGCACCGAGGATTGTGTCGGCTGCAAGCGCTGTGAAACCGCTTGCCCCACGGACTTCCTCTCAATCCGCGTATACCTGGGCGATGAGACCAGCCGCTCCATGGGCCTGGCCTACTGA